A window from Chrysemys picta bellii isolate R12L10 chromosome 2, ASM1138683v2, whole genome shotgun sequence encodes these proteins:
- the LOC135981497 gene encoding SRRM2 protein homolog rsr-2-like, giving the protein MQADNRKRAPAWTVREVLDLIAVWGEDSVLAELRSKRRNAKTFEKISKGMMERGHNRDSDQCRVKVKELRQAYQKTKEANGRSGSEPRTCRFYAELHAILGGAATTTPPVIVDSGSGIVSSATPEDSADGGEEEEEEEEEDELAESTQHSVLPNSQDLFLTLTEVPSQASQASTQDSDPMEGTSAAANSSSLPPPSRRLSQIRRRKKRTRDEMFSEIMESSRSDRAHLNEWKETVSKYRKEASEREDRRDQREDMRDQREDRRDQREERRDQREERRDARDERWRQEDQRRQDATLGLLREQTDMLQRLVELQEWLLENRLPLQPLFHSPPSPCSVSSSSRRVRTRGGRLRTPSHSTPVDSPSKRLSFF; this is encoded by the exons atgcaggctgataatcgaaaaagagcaccagcatggaccgtgagggaggtactggatctgatcgctgtatggggagaggattcagtgcttgcagaacttcgttctaaaagacgaaatgcaaaaacttttgaaaaaatctccaagggcatgatggagagaggccacaatagggactctgatcagtgccgcgtgaaagtcaaggagctcagacaagcctatcaaaaaacaaaggaggcaaacggtcgctccgggtcagagccgcggacatgccgcttctacgccgagctgcatgcaattctagggggggctgccaccactaccccacctgtgatcgtggattctgggtcggggatagtctcatcagcgacgcctgaggattctgccgatgggggagaggaggaggaggaggaggaggaggaggatgagcttgcagagagcacacagcactccgttctccccaacagccaggatctttttctcaccctgactgaagtaccctcccaagcctcccaagccagtacccaagactctgaccccatggaagggacctcag cagctgcaaattcctcaagcctccctcctccatcccgaaggttatcacagataaggcgtcgtaagaagagaacgcgagacgagatgttttctgaaattatggaatccagccgcagtgacagagctcatctgaatgagtggaaggaaacagtttcaaagtataggaaagaagccagtgaacgtgaggacaggagggaccaacgtgaggacatgagggaccaacgtgaggacaggagggaccaacgtgaggagaggagggaccaacgtgaggagaggagagacgctcgagatgagaggtggcggcaggaagatcagaggaggcaggatgcaacgctggggctgctgcgtgagcaaacagacatgctccagcgtctggtggagcttcaggaatggctgctggaaaacagactgccgcttcagcccctgttccactctcccccctccccatgttccgtatcctcctcatccagacgtgtaagaacgcggggggggaggctccgtacaccttcccattccaccccagtagacagcccaagcaaaaggctgtcatttttttaa